From Numenius arquata chromosome 4, bNumArq3.hap1.1, whole genome shotgun sequence, a single genomic window includes:
- the ADTRP gene encoding androgen-dependent TFPI-regulating protein: MEISTLTMYHCLAFVWYCFVAYSIGHVRTEERPSEVFLYGGQWKYLTVLNLVLQAVFYGVSFLADVLRLIKKLRCAKCVISSRDLLFSVLAFPVSTFVCISFWTLYAYNRELVYPKSLDGVIPLWLNHAMHTAVLPFAVLEILATPHRYPAKKKGVILLGFVAFLYISWVLWIYSVTGEWVYPLFASFSPAGLAAFFAGSLAVIIAFYNFGEFLNRMIWGDSIVILDYRRKGK; the protein is encoded by the exons ATGGAAATCTCTACCCTCACAATGTACCATTGCCTTGCTTTTGTCTGGTATTGTTTTGTCGCCTATTCGATCGGGCATGTAAGAACAGAAGAGCGGCCATCTGAAGTGTTCCTTTACGGTGGGCAGTGGAAATATTTGACAGTCCTCAATCTG GTTTTGCAGGCTGTCTTCTATGGGGTGTCCTTCCTGGCTGATGTGTTGAGACTAATTAAGAAACTGCGATGTGCTAAGTGCGTAATTTCCAGCAGAGACCTTCTTTTCAGTGTCCTGGCTTTCCCAGTGTCCACA TTTGTGTGTATATCCTTTTGGACACTGTATGCCTACAATCGAGAGCTGGTTTACCCCAAAAGCCTTGACGGAGTCATCCCGCTCTGGTTAAACCACGCTATG caCACAGCTGTATTACCATTTGCTGTCCTGGAAATCCTTGCCACACCGCATCGTTACCCGGCAAAGAAGAAAGGAGTGATCCTATTAGGATTTGTTGCTTTTCTGTATATCAGTTG GGTCCTGTGGATTTATTCTGTAACAGGAGAGTGGGTATATCCTCTCTTTGCTTCGTTCAGCCCAGCTGGGCTAGCAGCCTTTTTTGCCGGTAGCCTTGCCGTCATCATCGCTTTCTACAACTTCGGGGAGTTCCTCAACCGTATGATATGGG